The following are encoded in a window of Bradyrhizobium sp. WBOS07 genomic DNA:
- a CDS encoding RluA family pseudouridine synthase yields the protein MSRRIKRTDPKPRSRDERKEARPFKARSAKPGLRPAAKAAGKPPRFAGERAERRPPKRELERAEPAKPAEPLLPTKVQTVKVTADENNMRVDRFLEARFPGLSFSHIQRVVRKGELRVDGKRVDSKDRLQEGQSVRIPPLKLDAPKAVGELSDAAQKTLKALKEMTIYEDDDVLVLNKPAGLAVQGGSGMTRHIDQMLEVMRDAKGQKPRLVHRIDRETSGCLLVAKTRFAASHLTGAFRSRSARKVYWALVPGLPKPKQGRISTFLAKEESEDDTIMRIAQHGDEGASHAVTYYAVVETAGNKLTWVSLKPVTGRTHQLRAHMAHIGHPIVGDPKYFNIENWQLPGGLQNRLHLLARRIVIPHPRGGVIDATAPLPPHMQQSWNLLGLDASRFDPIENAPEE from the coding sequence ATGAGCCGCCGCATCAAGAGAACCGATCCCAAGCCACGTTCGCGCGACGAGCGCAAGGAGGCGCGCCCGTTCAAGGCGCGCAGCGCCAAGCCCGGGCTGCGCCCAGCCGCAAAGGCCGCCGGCAAGCCGCCGCGCTTTGCGGGCGAACGGGCCGAGCGGCGCCCACCCAAGCGCGAGTTGGAGAGAGCTGAGCCGGCAAAGCCCGCCGAGCCGCTGCTGCCGACCAAGGTGCAGACCGTCAAAGTGACGGCGGACGAGAACAACATGCGTGTCGACCGTTTCCTCGAGGCGCGCTTTCCCGGCCTGTCGTTCTCCCATATCCAGCGCGTCGTCCGCAAAGGCGAGCTGCGCGTCGACGGCAAGCGCGTCGATAGCAAGGACCGCCTCCAGGAGGGGCAGAGCGTCCGCATCCCGCCGTTGAAGCTCGATGCGCCGAAGGCCGTCGGCGAGCTCTCGGACGCGGCGCAGAAGACGCTCAAGGCGCTGAAAGAGATGACGATCTACGAGGACGACGACGTCCTCGTCCTCAACAAGCCGGCTGGCCTTGCCGTGCAGGGCGGCTCGGGCATGACGCGGCACATCGACCAGATGCTCGAGGTGATGCGCGATGCCAAGGGCCAGAAGCCGCGCCTCGTGCACCGCATCGACCGCGAGACGTCGGGCTGCCTCCTGGTCGCCAAGACGCGCTTTGCGGCTTCACATCTCACCGGCGCTTTCCGCTCCCGGTCGGCGCGAAAAGTCTATTGGGCGCTGGTGCCGGGCCTGCCGAAACCGAAGCAGGGCCGCATCTCGACTTTCCTCGCGAAGGAGGAGAGCGAGGACGATACCATCATGCGCATCGCCCAGCACGGCGACGAGGGCGCCAGCCACGCGGTGACTTATTACGCGGTGGTCGAGACCGCCGGCAACAAGCTGACCTGGGTGTCGCTGAAGCCGGTGACGGGCCGCACCCACCAACTGCGCGCCCACATGGCCCATATCGGTCATCCCATCGTCGGCGATCCCAAATATTTCAACATCGAGAATTGGCAATTGCCGGGCGGCCTGCAGAACCGGCTGCATCTGCTCGCGCGCCGCATCGTCATTCCGCATCCGCGCGGCGGCGTGATCGACGCCACCGCGCCGCTGCCGCCGCACATGCAGCAGTCATGGAACCTGCTCGGGCTCGATGCCAGCCGGTTTGATCCGATCGAGAACGCGCCGGAGGAATAG
- a CDS encoding acyl-CoA carboxylase subunit beta, producing the protein MKHILDALEDRRAGAKLGGGEKRIEAQHARGKLTARERIELLLDKGSFEEFDMFVEHRSTEFGMEKTKVPGDGVVTGWGTVNGRKTFVFAKDFTVFGGSLSETHALKITKLQDMAMKARAPIIGLYDAGGARIQEGVAALAGYSYVFRRNVLASGVIPQISVIMGPCAGGDVYSPAMTDFIFMVKNTSYMFVTGPDVVKTVTNEVVTAEELGGASVHATRSSIADGAFENDVETLLQMRRLIDFLPSNNTDGVPEWPSFDDIGRVDMSLDTLIPDNPNKPYDMKELILKVVDEGDFFEIAEAFAKNIVTGFGRIAGRTVGFVANQPMVLAGVLDSDASRKAARFVRFCDAFNIPIVTFVDVPGFLPGTAQEYGGLIKHGAKLLFAYSQCTVPLVTVITRKAYGGAFDVMASKEIGADMNYAWPTAQIAVMGAKGAVEIIFRSDIGDPDKIAARTKEYEDRFLSPFIAAERGYIDDVIMPHSTRKRIARALAMLKDKKTEMPAKKHDNLPL; encoded by the coding sequence ATGAAACACATCCTGGACGCCCTTGAAGATCGTCGTGCCGGCGCAAAACTCGGCGGCGGGGAGAAGCGCATCGAGGCGCAACACGCCCGCGGCAAGCTGACGGCGCGCGAGCGCATCGAGCTGCTGCTCGACAAGGGGTCGTTCGAGGAGTTCGACATGTTCGTCGAGCACCGCTCCACCGAATTCGGGATGGAGAAGACCAAGGTGCCCGGCGACGGCGTCGTCACCGGCTGGGGCACCGTCAACGGCCGCAAGACGTTTGTCTTCGCCAAGGATTTCACCGTGTTCGGCGGCTCGCTGTCCGAGACCCACGCGCTGAAGATCACGAAACTCCAGGACATGGCGATGAAGGCGAGGGCGCCCATCATCGGCCTCTATGACGCCGGTGGCGCCCGCATTCAGGAGGGCGTTGCCGCGCTCGCCGGCTACTCCTACGTTTTCCGCCGCAACGTGCTGGCCTCGGGCGTGATCCCACAGATCTCCGTCATCATGGGGCCCTGCGCCGGCGGCGACGTCTATTCGCCCGCGATGACCGACTTCATCTTCATGGTGAAGAACACCAGCTACATGTTCGTCACAGGGCCCGACGTCGTGAAGACCGTGACCAACGAGGTCGTCACCGCCGAAGAACTGGGCGGCGCCAGCGTGCACGCCACGCGCTCCTCGATCGCCGACGGCGCCTTCGAGAACGACGTCGAGACGCTCTTGCAGATGCGGCGCCTGATCGACTTCCTGCCGTCCAACAATACGGATGGCGTGCCGGAATGGCCGAGCTTCGACGATATCGGGCGGGTCGACATGTCCCTGGACACGCTGATCCCCGACAATCCGAACAAGCCCTACGACATGAAGGAGCTGATCCTGAAGGTCGTGGACGAGGGCGACTTCTTCGAGATCGCGGAAGCCTTCGCCAAGAACATCGTCACCGGCTTCGGCCGCATCGCCGGCCGTACCGTCGGCTTCGTCGCCAATCAGCCGATGGTGCTCGCCGGCGTGCTCGACAGCGACGCCTCGCGGAAAGCCGCGCGCTTCGTCCGCTTCTGCGACGCCTTCAACATCCCGATCGTGACCTTCGTCGACGTTCCCGGCTTCCTGCCCGGCACCGCGCAGGAATATGGCGGCCTGATCAAGCACGGCGCGAAGTTGTTGTTCGCCTATTCCCAGTGCACCGTACCGCTCGTCACCGTCATCACCCGCAAGGCCTATGGCGGCGCCTTCGACGTCATGGCCTCCAAGGAGATCGGCGCTGATATGAACTACGCCTGGCCGACCGCACAGATCGCGGTGATGGGCGCCAAGGGCGCGGTCGAGATCATCTTCCGCTCCGACATCGGCGACCCCGACAAGATCGCGGCCCGAACGAAGGAATACGAAGACCGATTCCTCTCGCCCTTCATCGCCGCCGAGCGCGGCTATATCGACGACGTCATCATGCCGCACTCGACACGGAAGCGGATCGCGCGGGCGCTGGCGATGCTGAAGGACAAGAAGACGGAAATGCCGGCGAAGAAGCACGACAATCTGCCGTTGTGA
- a CDS encoding EscU/YscU/HrcU family type III secretion system export apparatus switch protein encodes MSDPSKLAIALHYERGSGAPVVVAKGKGTIGEKIVEIAKAHDIPIEENEVLAGALSKVELGEEIPPDLYKAVAEVLVFVLRLSGRGR; translated from the coding sequence ATGAGCGACCCGTCCAAGCTGGCGATCGCGCTGCATTACGAGAGGGGCTCCGGCGCGCCGGTCGTCGTCGCCAAGGGCAAGGGCACGATCGGCGAGAAGATCGTCGAGATCGCCAAGGCCCACGACATCCCGATCGAGGAGAACGAGGTCCTGGCCGGCGCGCTGTCCAAGGTCGAGCTCGGCGAGGAGATCCCGCCCGACCTCTACAAGGCCGTCGCCGAGGTGCTGGTGTTCGTGCTGCGGCTGTCGGGCCGGGGGCGGTAG
- the blaOXA gene encoding class D beta-lactamase gives MLTRRSTLGLLAASAILPRHALAHVAPPRNEIRDSLAKRFTDLGTSGTFVGYKVEDYLVVASDKDRSGESKLPASTFKIPNSLIAIETGVVADPDKDVFPWDGVKRPIEAWNKDHTLRSAIAVSAVPVYQEIARRIGQERMQEYLDEFDYGNRDIGGGIDQFWLTGALRIDPVEQIDFVDRLRRRALPISKRSQDLVADILPVTKVGDSVIRAKSGLLGAERGEASLGWMVGWAEKGEAHTVFALNMDCKEPRLAAERMSLTQACLAEIGAI, from the coding sequence TTGCTGACCCGCCGCTCCACTCTCGGCCTGCTCGCCGCATCTGCCATCCTGCCGCGGCACGCGCTCGCTCACGTCGCGCCGCCGCGCAACGAGATTCGTGACAGTCTCGCAAAGCGCTTCACCGACCTCGGCACATCGGGCACCTTCGTCGGCTACAAGGTGGAGGATTATCTGGTCGTCGCCAGCGACAAGGATCGCTCGGGCGAGAGCAAGCTGCCAGCTTCGACCTTCAAGATCCCGAACTCGCTGATCGCGATCGAGACCGGCGTCGTCGCCGATCCCGACAAGGACGTCTTCCCCTGGGACGGCGTGAAGCGTCCGATCGAGGCCTGGAACAAGGATCACACGCTGCGCAGTGCGATCGCGGTCAGCGCGGTGCCGGTGTATCAGGAGATCGCGCGCCGCATCGGCCAGGAGCGCATGCAGGAATATCTCGACGAGTTCGACTACGGCAATCGCGACATCGGCGGCGGCATCGACCAGTTCTGGCTGACGGGGGCCTTGCGCATCGATCCGGTCGAGCAGATCGATTTCGTCGACCGGCTGCGCCGCCGCGCGCTGCCAATCTCGAAGCGGAGCCAGGACCTCGTCGCCGACATCCTGCCGGTGACCAAGGTGGGCGACAGCGTCATCCGCGCCAAGTCGGGCCTGCTCGGTGCCGAGCGCGGCGAGGCGTCGCTCGGTTGGATGGTCGGCTGGGCCGAGAAGGGCGAGGCGCACACGGTGTTTGCGCTCAACATGGATTGCAAAGAGCCGCGCCTCGCCGCCGAGCGCATGTCGCTGACGCAAGCCTGCCTTGCCGAGATCGGCGCGATCTAG
- a CDS encoding flagellar hook-length control protein FliK, which produces MPTPVTSIVRVSAASPVADATTPDLALQAGSVVNARVVSVMADNLVRIAIANLSMDVLSEVALTPGQNLQLAVSKSDGTIRLAIMSGVGEASPDQVTLTPRAASLVESPPLAPSATRNTLTPLEQVAVSAASAEAAAKQGSQAPLFANLAAVVTGSDLPAGLKQAVLNVLAQQTPLDPALDGGGIESAFQKSGLFLEASLAAGTAPSSGAVPDLKAALLVLRQTLATIGTAAPQSQGAAIPAGSTATPQAAAAPAQPAVSPSIAPASAQQPRNANLAAAMLGDLAADAPPMAMPRMSAGLAASLLQEVTQNLPRLTGNVPGSNKAVPDGEIFEAAARATPPPFRGALPSAQSIASPSLAPDTPLAATVHRLLDETDAAIARQTLLQVASLPDRTDAGGHRVDPNVPQWNFEIPFATPQGTAMAQFEISRDGAGESADAARQAWRARFTLDVEPAGPVHALITLSGDQTFVRMWAERPTTAQQLRAGIGELSQALVRAELKPGEILVRDGTPPQPAPARAGHFLDRAT; this is translated from the coding sequence ATGCCGACGCCGGTCACTTCCATCGTACGCGTCAGTGCCGCCAGCCCTGTAGCTGATGCGACGACGCCTGACCTCGCGCTTCAGGCCGGCAGCGTCGTGAACGCACGGGTCGTCAGCGTGATGGCCGACAATCTGGTGCGGATCGCGATCGCCAACCTCTCGATGGACGTGTTGTCGGAAGTGGCGCTGACACCGGGGCAGAATCTGCAACTCGCGGTGTCGAAGAGCGACGGCACCATCCGCCTTGCGATCATGAGCGGCGTAGGCGAGGCATCTCCCGATCAGGTCACGCTGACGCCTCGCGCTGCCTCGCTGGTGGAAAGCCCGCCGCTCGCGCCGTCCGCGACGCGCAATACGCTCACGCCGTTGGAGCAGGTCGCCGTCAGCGCAGCCTCGGCCGAGGCTGCGGCCAAGCAGGGCAGCCAGGCGCCGCTGTTCGCCAATCTGGCGGCCGTCGTCACCGGCAGCGATTTGCCGGCGGGCCTGAAGCAGGCGGTGCTGAACGTGCTGGCACAGCAGACGCCGCTCGACCCCGCCCTCGATGGCGGCGGCATCGAATCCGCCTTCCAGAAGTCAGGGCTGTTCCTCGAGGCTTCACTGGCCGCAGGCACGGCGCCGTCCTCCGGGGCCGTTCCGGATTTGAAGGCGGCGCTGCTGGTGTTGCGCCAGACCTTGGCCACGATCGGGACGGCGGCGCCGCAGAGCCAGGGCGCCGCGATCCCGGCCGGCTCCACGGCGACACCGCAGGCCGCCGCCGCGCCGGCTCAGCCGGCCGTATCGCCGTCGATCGCTCCCGCAAGTGCGCAACAGCCGCGCAACGCCAATCTCGCAGCGGCGATGCTGGGCGACCTGGCGGCCGACGCGCCGCCAATGGCGATGCCGCGCATGTCCGCCGGCCTTGCCGCGAGCCTGCTACAGGAGGTCACGCAAAACCTGCCGCGCCTGACCGGGAATGTGCCCGGCTCCAACAAAGCGGTGCCCGACGGCGAGATCTTCGAGGCGGCAGCGCGTGCGACACCGCCGCCGTTCCGTGGCGCGCTGCCCTCGGCCCAATCCATCGCCTCGCCATCGCTCGCGCCGGATACGCCGCTCGCTGCGACCGTGCATCGCCTGCTCGATGAGACCGACGCCGCGATCGCGCGGCAGACCCTGCTTCAGGTCGCATCGCTCCCCGATCGCACCGACGCCGGCGGTCACCGCGTTGATCCGAATGTGCCGCAGTGGAATTTCGAGATTCCGTTCGCGACGCCGCAAGGCACCGCGATGGCGCAGTTCGAGATCTCGCGCGATGGCGCTGGCGAATCCGCCGATGCCGCCAGGCAAGCCTGGCGCGCGCGCTTCACGCTCGATGTCGAGCCGGCGGGCCCCGTCCACGCGCTGATCACGCTGAGCGGCGACCAGACCTTCGTGCGGATGTGGGCGGAGCGGCCGACAACCGCGCAGCAGCTCCGCGCCGGCATCGGTGAGCTCAGCCAGGCCCTGGTGCGGGCCGAGCTCAAGCCCGGCGAGATCCTGGTTCGCGACGGCACGCCACCGCAACCGGCGCCGGCCCGCGCCGGCCATTTCCTGGATCGCGCCACATGA
- a CDS encoding ATP12 family chaperone protein codes for MRELFEEAASQPPPDPRESARASARTPLRKRFYKEAGVTDAEGGFAITLDGRPIRTPSARQVVIPARTLADAVAAEWAAQGESIDPVSMPLTRIANSVVEGVVDRVGLVSDDLAKYFESDLLFYRAGHPEGLVAREAAHWDPVLFWAAEALGAHFILSEGVMHVKQPDEALRIARAALPEDPWSVAALHVVTTLTGSALLALALAHGVRDAGQVWAAAHVDEDWNAEQWGVDEEAAARRATRLRDFEAAVTVLAAVKAPAARGP; via the coding sequence ATGCGCGAATTGTTCGAAGAAGCAGCAAGCCAGCCCCCGCCGGACCCGCGGGAATCGGCGCGCGCGTCCGCGCGCACGCCGCTGCGCAAGCGCTTCTACAAGGAGGCCGGTGTCACTGACGCCGAGGGCGGTTTTGCCATCACGCTCGATGGCAGGCCGATCCGCACGCCGTCCGCCCGCCAGGTGGTGATCCCGGCACGGACGCTCGCCGATGCCGTGGCCGCGGAATGGGCGGCCCAGGGCGAGAGCATCGATCCGGTGAGCATGCCGCTGACGCGGATCGCCAACAGCGTGGTGGAGGGCGTCGTCGACCGCGTTGGGCTGGTCAGCGATGATCTCGCCAAATACTTCGAGTCCGACCTGCTGTTCTATCGCGCCGGCCACCCCGAAGGGCTGGTCGCCCGCGAGGCGGCGCATTGGGACCCCGTGCTGTTCTGGGCGGCGGAGGCGCTGGGGGCGCATTTCATCCTGTCCGAGGGCGTCATGCACGTGAAGCAGCCGGATGAGGCGCTCCGGATCGCACGTGCCGCGCTGCCCGAGGACCCCTGGTCGGTCGCCGCGCTCCATGTGGTGACGACCCTGACCGGTTCGGCGCTGCTCGCCTTGGCACTGGCCCATGGCGTGCGCGATGCCGGCCAGGTCTGGGCCGCCGCCCATGTCGATGAGGACTGGAATGCCGAGCAATGGGGCGTGGACGAGGAGGCGGCCGCCCGCCGGGCCACGCGCCTGCGGGATTTCGAGGCCGCCGTGACGGTCTTGGCGGCGGTGAAGGCGCCCGCGGCCAGAGGTCCTTAA